A stretch of Desulfurivibrio alkaliphilus AHT 2 DNA encodes these proteins:
- a CDS encoding GtrA family protein: MNGIGKLMAGVDNKQVISQFVLFSSVGIIGTSVHFFILIVLVQLLAVSPVTASMAGFTGGALTNYFLNYHVTFRCRNPHLEALPKFLSVSLVGLCLNTLIMALAVIWMHYLISQVLATACVLVWNFFCNRHWTFRKSVVEP; encoded by the coding sequence ATGAACGGAATCGGGAAACTAATGGCCGGAGTTGACAACAAGCAGGTCATCAGCCAGTTTGTGCTTTTTTCCTCGGTTGGGATCATCGGCACCTCGGTCCATTTCTTTATCCTTATCGTTCTTGTCCAGTTATTGGCAGTATCCCCTGTTACCGCTTCGATGGCCGGCTTCACCGGCGGCGCCCTGACCAACTATTTTCTCAATTACCATGTAACCTTCAGGTGCAGAAACCCACACCTCGAGGCCTTGCCGAAGTTTCTGTCTGTTTCTCTGGTCGGACTCTGCCTGAACACTCTTATTATGGCCCTGGCCGTAATATGGATGCACTACCTTATCAGCCAGGTATTGGCCACAGCTTGCGTTCTAGTGTGGAATTTTTTTTGCAACCGCCATTGGACATTCAGAAAAAGCGTCGTCGAACCATAA
- a CDS encoding STT3 domain-containing protein has product MTNLRLFIRNHQLALLLLLCAIAVYGLSVYQKEADYRLWQAQHDEYFVESVPPMASRDAYYWLKMARDLDDGQLGRGLSNPTRGYPDLPEYHDPNLLAWLISKGAKLTGGDYYRSGLLLVSVLGGLFIFPLVIYFNRLDFGLAAIFGGLVGTFSLAYYQRSLMGYLDTDLLNLFFPLAVACFIMPMSRDRSLATNLGLAVGGGMMMYLYNWWYEQPALMLVHLVFILFYLLLSRLSLRQILLITAVFILASGPIYALHSVGSLLNFLQAYFLPPPTGQIAWPDIMGEIAEAQVKDPWLVLKRIHGFAPVIIAGLAGLIYLYVREFRRMVLVTPMILIGLWSLFGPVRFAMYLAPFIGVGAGVMIELAARKAGERLHLPPPAVNLAAVALMFGIFFATAAHTGFYRQPTPTIPLETTRSLLEIKKLVPRHSAMLTWWDIGYPLMEIGNFATYHDGSLHGGLRSALIAKALTSSSQEELTALLAYLEDHGFATLEELIVQEDISASALKELVFTYPGEFRGESVHILYTDDMIRKFGSISLFGTWDYHRQTGDILWYERWNCTSRVGNIYKCAEGIADLDRGVISDGVVDVPLVAVLFINNGQVLNRRDYHPDARYYLQIVMHDHQIYQVQVVEDRLFASNFNQQYLLGNYDRRYFEEIYNNFPTARVFRVLPQ; this is encoded by the coding sequence TTGACCAACTTACGGTTATTCATCCGGAATCATCAGCTAGCTTTGCTGCTTTTGCTCTGTGCCATCGCGGTTTATGGCCTGTCAGTTTATCAGAAAGAAGCCGATTACCGACTTTGGCAGGCGCAGCACGACGAATATTTTGTCGAATCGGTCCCCCCCATGGCGTCCCGGGATGCCTACTACTGGCTGAAAATGGCCCGGGATCTCGACGATGGTCAACTGGGCCGGGGTTTATCCAACCCCACCAGAGGTTATCCCGACCTGCCGGAATATCACGACCCCAACCTGCTGGCCTGGCTGATCAGCAAGGGGGCAAAGCTAACCGGAGGTGACTATTACCGATCGGGCCTGCTGCTCGTTTCAGTCCTGGGCGGACTTTTTATTTTTCCTCTCGTCATCTATTTCAATCGGCTCGATTTCGGACTGGCGGCAATATTCGGGGGTCTGGTGGGTACTTTCAGCCTCGCTTACTACCAGCGCAGCCTGATGGGCTACCTGGACACCGATCTGCTCAATCTGTTTTTTCCGCTGGCGGTGGCCTGTTTCATCATGCCCATGAGCCGCGACCGCTCACTTGCCACCAACCTCGGCCTGGCAGTCGGCGGTGGGATGATGATGTACCTTTACAACTGGTGGTATGAACAACCGGCCCTGATGCTGGTTCACCTGGTCTTCATCCTGTTCTACCTGCTTTTAAGCCGCCTTTCTCTGCGGCAGATTCTGCTGATTACAGCGGTCTTCATCCTGGCCTCCGGCCCCATCTACGCCTTGCACAGCGTCGGATCGCTGCTTAATTTCCTGCAGGCCTATTTTTTACCACCCCCCACCGGCCAGATCGCCTGGCCGGATATTATGGGCGAAATCGCCGAAGCCCAGGTTAAAGACCCCTGGCTGGTGCTAAAACGTATTCACGGCTTTGCACCGGTGATCATCGCAGGGCTGGCGGGCCTGATTTACCTTTATGTTCGGGAGTTCCGGCGGATGGTTCTGGTCACCCCGATGATTCTCATCGGGCTCTGGTCGCTGTTCGGCCCGGTGCGGTTTGCCATGTATCTGGCCCCTTTTATCGGGGTCGGGGCCGGGGTGATGATCGAACTGGCTGCCAGGAAGGCCGGCGAACGGCTGCACCTGCCGCCACCGGCCGTCAACCTGGCGGCAGTGGCACTGATGTTTGGCATTTTCTTTGCCACAGCCGCCCATACCGGCTTTTACCGGCAGCCCACCCCGACGATCCCCCTGGAGACCACGCGCTCTTTGCTGGAAATCAAAAAACTTGTGCCCCGGCACTCGGCAATGCTCACCTGGTGGGATATTGGCTACCCCCTGATGGAAATCGGGAATTTCGCCACTTATCACGACGGCTCACTCCACGGCGGCCTGCGCAGCGCCCTGATCGCCAAGGCCTTGACTTCCTCCAGCCAGGAAGAACTGACGGCCCTGCTCGCCTACCTGGAAGATCATGGCTTTGCAACCCTGGAAGAACTCATTGTGCAGGAAGATATCTCCGCCTCCGCCTTAAAAGAGCTGGTTTTTACTTACCCCGGCGAGTTCCGCGGCGAAAGCGTCCATATCCTTTACACCGACGACATGATCCGCAAATTCGGGTCGATTTCTCTTTTTGGCACCTGGGACTACCACCGGCAAACGGGCGACATTCTCTGGTACGAGCGCTGGAACTGCACTTCCCGGGTCGGCAACATCTACAAATGCGCCGAGGGCATCGCCGACCTGGACCGTGGCGTAATCAGCGACGGCGTCGTCGACGTGCCCTTGGTCGCGGTGCTGTTCATCAACAACGGCCAGGTGCTGAACCGGCGGGACTACCACCCGGACGCCCGCTATTACCTCCAGATCGTGATGCACGACCACCAGATCTACCAGGTCCAGGTGGTGGAAGACCGGCTCTTTGCCAGCAACTTCAACCAGCAGTATTTGCTCGGCAACTACGACCGCCGCTATTTTGAAGAAATATACAACAATTTTCCAACCGCCCGGGTGTTCCGGGTGTTGCCGCAATAG
- a CDS encoding DUF1566 domain-containing protein, producing MRFPPTADKPSTSGLTLCSRLAIMLLLLLLAGGCDQREEKVPAPEVPAETALEAEVALEEQTALETEPAPPPIPVEPVEFLLTYQAGEHGAIEGRARQQVPQGGSGSAVKAVADPGYHFTGWSDGLTTAARQEQEVTADLTVTAAFAPNRYPLQYEVEGAGEIVGESRQVVEYGQAGEAVRAVAAEDHHFVGWSDGVTAAGRQDIARGELTVRAVFAPNTYRIGGRVDGLVEGTELRLQNQDEQLIITTGGPFFFAEPHPTGTPYQITISRQPAAPSQTCTVREGHGVINRQEVNDIEVACVIDTFRIGGRLTGLPPGQKIVLHNNEADPLTLAGDGDFLFPTPLEDGSAYLISLQGPAPGDNWRCEVENASGVLAGRDVGEVEISCAIIPVLQARIGRNNIELTWNHEDFPGAAFNLCRAREEIPAAGAADCRAFAAGLAEPAVTSPHRAEALINDLTYWFQLAVRPVNGRTEYSDPISAAPFGGLNDTGIDWCADERNNHGREGIRADRVAGCEQLAAGHPDQDGHLGRDAAAQARLLPKRGSGSGGFDFTRVCASGEKAGEGRCPPNPALGDGPDNWACVRDNVTGLLWEVKNIGGRRGAGHTYSWYQPDGNGTQGYVGLADGGHCTGSDCDTAAYVELLNETGLCGTRQWRLPTRRELLSIVNNSRHDPAAETTFFPHTQADHYWTATTFADQPGSAWQVYFRYGESYPAAKEQSYHLRLVQGRTVTFGGAHPEFAPGAAQEFTYYDDGTVRHNITGLQWLRCSLGQTWDGQECTGQATALTWQEALQAAAAFEFAGHNDWRLPNKNELEALVATQRSLPAIRQEAFPGTPAQYFWTSSPYAVLGHAAWSVDFGSGTVNASIKSGKLPLRLVRDDW from the coding sequence ATGAGATTCCCCCCAACCGCCGACAAACCGTCAACCAGCGGCCTCACTCTTTGCAGCCGCCTGGCAATCATGCTGCTCCTGCTGCTTCTGGCCGGAGGATGCGACCAGCGGGAGGAAAAAGTTCCGGCGCCGGAGGTACCCGCCGAAACAGCACTGGAGGCCGAAGTCGCGCTGGAGGAGCAAACCGCACTGGAGACGGAACCGGCCCCTCCCCCCATCCCGGTGGAACCGGTCGAATTCTTGCTGACCTACCAGGCCGGTGAACACGGCGCCATCGAGGGCCGGGCCCGGCAACAGGTGCCCCAGGGCGGCAGCGGCAGTGCAGTGAAGGCGGTTGCCGACCCCGGTTACCACTTTACCGGCTGGAGCGACGGGCTGACCACCGCCGCCCGGCAGGAACAGGAAGTGACCGCGGACCTGACGGTAACCGCCGCCTTTGCCCCCAACCGGTACCCGTTGCAGTATGAAGTTGAGGGGGCGGGAGAGATTGTCGGCGAGAGTCGGCAAGTAGTGGAATACGGCCAAGCCGGCGAGGCAGTGCGGGCCGTGGCCGCCGAAGATCACCATTTTGTGGGCTGGAGCGATGGGGTGACCGCGGCCGGCCGCCAGGATATCGCACGGGGAGAACTCACCGTCCGTGCCGTTTTCGCCCCCAACACCTACCGCATAGGCGGCCGGGTCGACGGCCTGGTCGAGGGCACTGAACTGCGGCTGCAAAACCAGGATGAGCAGCTGATCATCACCACCGGCGGTCCATTTTTTTTCGCCGAACCCCACCCCACCGGCACCCCTTACCAAATCACGATCAGCCGCCAACCTGCTGCCCCCTCCCAGACCTGCACCGTCCGGGAGGGACACGGGGTGATTAACCGGCAGGAGGTAAACGACATCGAGGTAGCGTGCGTCATCGACACTTTTCGGATTGGAGGCCGACTGACCGGCCTACCGCCGGGCCAAAAGATCGTCCTGCACAACAACGAGGCAGACCCGTTGACCCTTGCGGGGGACGGAGATTTTCTCTTTCCCACCCCCCTGGAAGACGGCAGCGCTTACCTGATCAGCCTCCAGGGTCCGGCCCCCGGTGACAACTGGCGCTGCGAGGTGGAAAATGCAAGCGGGGTGCTGGCCGGCCGCGACGTGGGCGAGGTGGAGATAAGCTGCGCCATCATCCCGGTGCTGCAGGCCAGGATTGGCCGGAACAATATTGAACTGACCTGGAACCACGAGGATTTTCCCGGGGCCGCTTTCAACCTCTGCCGGGCCCGGGAAGAAATTCCCGCCGCCGGGGCCGCCGACTGCCGAGCTTTCGCGGCGGGCCTGGCCGAGCCGGCGGTAACTTCGCCACACCGGGCCGAAGCCCTGATCAACGATTTAACATACTGGTTCCAGTTGGCAGTCCGGCCGGTTAACGGCAGGACCGAATATTCGGACCCCATCAGCGCCGCGCCTTTCGGCGGCCTGAATGACACCGGCATCGACTGGTGTGCCGATGAGCGCAACAACCACGGCCGGGAAGGGATAAGGGCGGACCGCGTAGCCGGCTGCGAGCAACTGGCCGCCGGCCATCCCGACCAGGACGGCCATCTCGGCCGTGATGCCGCAGCCCAAGCCCGGCTACTGCCCAAGCGCGGCAGCGGCAGCGGCGGCTTTGATTTTACCCGGGTCTGTGCCAGCGGCGAAAAGGCCGGCGAAGGCCGATGCCCACCCAACCCGGCCCTGGGCGACGGCCCCGACAACTGGGCCTGCGTCCGCGACAATGTCACCGGCCTGCTGTGGGAAGTTAAAAACATCGGCGGCCGGCGGGGGGCCGGCCATACTTACAGCTGGTACCAGCCGGACGGTAACGGCACCCAGGGCTATGTCGGCCTGGCCGACGGCGGCCACTGCACCGGCAGCGACTGCGACACCGCGGCTTACGTCGAGCTGCTCAATGAAACAGGACTGTGCGGCACCCGGCAATGGCGGCTGCCGACCCGCCGGGAACTGCTGTCTATTGTCAATAACAGCCGCCATGACCCGGCCGCCGAAACCACTTTTTTCCCCCACACCCAGGCCGATCATTACTGGACCGCCACCACCTTCGCCGATCAGCCCGGCTCGGCCTGGCAGGTCTATTTCCGTTACGGCGAGAGCTACCCCGCCGCCAAGGAACAGAGCTACCATCTGCGGCTGGTTCAGGGCCGAACGGTAACCTTCGGCGGCGCCCACCCGGAATTTGCCCCGGGCGCGGCCCAGGAATTCACCTACTACGACGACGGGACCGTGCGCCACAACATCACCGGCCTGCAATGGCTGCGCTGCAGCCTCGGACAAACCTGGGACGGCCAGGAATGCACCGGACAGGCCACGGCGCTGACCTGGCAGGAAGCCCTGCAGGCCGCCGCCGCTTTCGAGTTCGCCGGCCATAACGACTGGCGGCTGCCCAACAAGAACGAACTGGAAGCGCTGGTGGCTACCCAGCGCTCCCTGCCGGCCATCAGGCAAGAGGCCTTTCCCGGCACCCCGGCGCAATATTTCTGGACTTCTTCACCTTATGCCGTGCTCGGGCACGCCGCCTGGAGCGTCGATTTCGGCTCCGGCACCGTCAACGCCAGTATCAAAAGCGGCAAACTGCCTTTGCGCCTGGTGCGCGACGACTGGTAA
- a CDS encoding methyl-accepting chemotaxis protein, with translation MPTKKRKKLNLAVKRQFQYWLLTRIFGVIVLSATVAVLILYFYARQEISESFYTAHIQLRRVSDLLLPVIFAGALISLVSGMVLAFFLPQKIAGPIYRIQQGLHAIHGGDLTTQITLRRNDILTDVATQVNETAAELRLQLAEIKQHQRQLERIINTLENEEAAAAAARQKAVLNRLRT, from the coding sequence ATGCCCACCAAAAAACGCAAAAAACTCAACCTGGCCGTCAAGAGGCAGTTCCAGTACTGGTTGCTGACGCGAATCTTCGGGGTGATTGTGCTCAGCGCTACGGTGGCCGTGTTGATTCTTTACTTTTACGCCCGCCAGGAAATTTCTGAATCGTTTTACACCGCCCATATCCAGTTGCGCCGGGTGAGCGACCTGCTGCTGCCGGTGATCTTTGCCGGCGCCCTGATCAGCCTGGTCAGCGGCATGGTGCTGGCCTTTTTTCTGCCCCAGAAAATCGCCGGACCCATTTACCGGATTCAGCAGGGGTTGCACGCCATTCACGGCGGCGACCTGACCACCCAGATCACCCTGCGCCGCAACGACATCCTCACCGATGTAGCCACCCAGGTCAACGAAACCGCCGCCGAGCTCCGGCTGCAGTTGGCGGAAATAAAACAGCATCAGCGACAACTGGAACGGATCATCAACACCCTGGAAAACGAAGAAGCGGCGGCCGCCGCCGCTCGCCAGAAGGCAGTCCTTAACCGGCTGCGCACCTGA
- a CDS encoding cytochrome c3 family protein translates to MLVFLPPASAADPDFKQCRNCHNSALERDTFRLYQHPVFNRGQCTSCHSPSSLKEVLPAAPQQAAAPENETVQWLGDSLLADTNHWFLVGGEDLKSRLVVETRGNRRLPARWELLVPPLAGIDSVADRGRAPVITELQVLEIRRGLFLTATIGWQTDSISDARVRYGSTELNRTSPAHNRLGRRHQVVLRDLQPNQTYHFAAVSRDLFGRRQESETLTFTTTSPRLGSQPSTSLSPAETDSRQAEPEIIYQRHGDNFLLQLTFEQPAMVAVGSSGPPRQETALITDQQTMEPEEKADHSMLNSQADTTITACIQCHQGRLGTATHPVNVYPPPGMVIPPTYPTLPDGRITCISCHRRHGSSNAYILIRSGQRELCLGCHQNMR, encoded by the coding sequence GTGTTAGTCTTTTTGCCACCGGCCTCGGCGGCCGATCCGGACTTTAAGCAATGCCGTAACTGTCACAACTCCGCCCTGGAAAGAGACACTTTCCGGCTTTATCAGCATCCCGTCTTCAACCGCGGCCAATGCACCAGTTGCCACTCGCCTTCCAGCTTGAAAGAAGTGTTGCCGGCAGCGCCGCAGCAGGCCGCCGCGCCGGAAAACGAAACCGTGCAGTGGCTGGGAGACAGCCTGCTGGCAGATACCAACCACTGGTTCCTGGTGGGGGGCGAAGACTTGAAAAGCAGGCTGGTGGTTGAAACCCGCGGCAATCGCCGTTTACCTGCACGCTGGGAACTACTTGTGCCGCCCCTGGCCGGCATCGATAGCGTTGCCGACCGGGGCCGAGCGCCGGTGATCACCGAGCTCCAGGTGCTGGAAATTCGGCGCGGGCTCTTCCTCACGGCCACCATCGGCTGGCAGACCGACAGCATCAGCGACGCTCGGGTACGCTACGGGAGCACGGAATTGAACCGTACCTCCCCGGCCCACAACCGGCTAGGCCGGCGCCATCAAGTGGTACTGCGCGACCTGCAGCCCAACCAGACCTACCACTTTGCCGCCGTTTCCCGCGATCTTTTCGGGCGCCGGCAGGAATCTGAAACCTTGACCTTCACCACCACCAGCCCCCGCCTCGGCTCACAACCATCAACCAGCCTTTCCCCGGCCGAAACCGACAGCCGGCAGGCGGAGCCGGAGATTATTTATCAACGCCACGGCGATAATTTTTTACTGCAACTGACTTTTGAGCAACCGGCCATGGTGGCGGTGGGCAGCAGCGGCCCACCCCGGCAGGAAACAGCGCTGATAACCGACCAGCAAACCATGGAGCCGGAGGAGAAAGCGGACCACAGCATGCTCAACAGCCAGGCCGACACCACCATTACCGCCTGTATCCAGTGCCACCAAGGGCGTCTGGGCACCGCCACCCACCCGGTTAATGTTTATCCACCACCGGGCATGGTCATACCGCCGACTTACCCCACCCTGCCCGATGGCCGCATAACCTGTATCTCCTGTCATCGCCGGCACGGCTCCAGCAACGCGTATATACTGATCCGATCCGGCCAGCGTGAACTGTGCCTGGGCTGCCACCAGAACATGCGTTAA
- a CDS encoding cytochrome c3 family protein — protein MKSFSKQHWQRRGMVLATIGTACLTFAAVAVGGSYRDSAHGNSDYGVNRSAIDPALANYATGNCAHCHESHASIEGREPEPSHGAAPKLLFARSFNRERTANPYLETDNFCFYCHNEESGPRVRNEDYSATFGGALSGSGPQSILAAFNQTSYHNLYDIRNFLRGTPGFGHFTAHSNPCSACHNPHLTKRNHDPGLPGFPLLSAITRPNEPGRLWGESETMADLLDHYEAPFAFADNREPAGVGQEDGTNTPDYVTFCTTCHNPDHYLWSTAHGRYLKKINWGNSGLRQDKHGALGRDGADHFREPYASPASHQNNFLLSCLDCHEPHGSENIRLLRRRVNGEDLEMNISALDETMSHLCRRCHTDDQAAGAGTGEANRWEYVHHLAPGAPYVQNMCGQCHDGHEGGGSGSIKSPIACGHCHGHGMNDSWAGDLQTGRRTF, from the coding sequence ATGAAAAGCTTCAGTAAACAACACTGGCAGAGGCGGGGAATGGTGCTGGCCACGATCGGCACTGCCTGCTTGACCTTTGCCGCCGTGGCCGTCGGCGGCTCCTATCGCGACTCGGCCCATGGCAACTCAGACTATGGCGTTAACCGCTCCGCCATTGATCCGGCCCTGGCCAACTATGCCACCGGCAACTGCGCCCATTGCCATGAAAGCCACGCCAGCATAGAGGGCCGGGAACCGGAACCAAGCCACGGGGCAGCGCCGAAGCTGCTCTTTGCAAGGTCATTCAACCGGGAACGCACTGCAAACCCCTACCTGGAAACAGACAACTTCTGCTTTTACTGCCACAATGAAGAGAGCGGGCCCCGGGTGCGCAATGAGGATTACAGCGCCACCTTCGGCGGCGCTTTGAGCGGCAGTGGACCCCAGTCAATTCTTGCCGCCTTCAATCAAACTTCATACCACAACCTCTACGATATCCGGAACTTCCTGCGCGGCACTCCGGGCTTCGGCCATTTTACCGCGCACAGCAACCCCTGCAGCGCCTGCCACAACCCCCACCTGACCAAACGCAACCACGATCCCGGCCTGCCGGGCTTCCCTCTGCTGAGTGCCATAACTCGGCCCAACGAACCCGGGCGCCTGTGGGGCGAAAGCGAAACGATGGCCGACCTCCTGGATCACTACGAAGCTCCGTTCGCTTTTGCCGACAACCGGGAGCCGGCCGGGGTGGGCCAGGAAGATGGCACCAACACCCCGGATTACGTCACTTTCTGCACCACCTGCCATAACCCGGACCATTACCTCTGGAGTACCGCCCATGGCCGTTATCTAAAAAAAATCAACTGGGGAAACAGCGGCCTGAGGCAGGATAAGCACGGCGCACTGGGACGGGACGGGGCCGACCATTTCCGGGAACCATACGCAAGCCCAGCATCCCACCAGAACAATTTCCTGCTTTCCTGCCTGGACTGCCACGAGCCGCACGGCTCCGAAAACATCAGGCTGCTGCGGCGGCGGGTAAACGGGGAAGACCTGGAGATGAACATCAGCGCCCTGGATGAAACCATGAGCCATCTCTGCCGGCGCTGCCACACCGATGATCAGGCCGCCGGGGCCGGCACCGGCGAGGCCAATCGCTGGGAATACGTGCACCACCTGGCCCCCGGGGCCCCTTACGTGCAAAACATGTGCGGCCAATGCCACGATGGCCACGAAGGCGGCGGCAGCGGCAGTATCAAATCCCCCATCGCCTGCGGCCACTGCCATGGCCATGGCATGAACGACAGTTGGGCCGGCGACCTGCAAACCGGCCGCCGAACTTTTTAA
- a CDS encoding NHL repeat-containing protein — MSAMMGLPQNSKPAPDNREAAAGHCSTAGKITFRRLFQAALLLPIVLVLLAVAGVPAAPASQPRGIDSITTITADQDGANLRHPSSLFYDHHAQELYLINGGAGRVVVYGADFFPVATIGPGRGVDAPRGVFVTPDGMVYIVQSNSRQNPYNRITILNGAFFVEREIILNEIPEAAEFAPSQVAVSRDGLIYLSGSTKRGVLVLDNEGNFLRRLEPMDMISDQEAIAAAAAKREESDQWPASVVPIAPPATEIDDLDQPRSRRPEEAAQREKEFARLTEELETARDIWADIPEEFRPRTEEEREEARVRRGLGPPRINRVVIDREGNLFLVSAETGRIYVYSPEETFLYAFGEKGGTPGKMSQPRGVAVDERRNLIFVNDYMRHTILAYDFNGRFRFEAGGYGNAPGWFNFPADIAITRQNQFVIADLFNRRVQVLEIRDRQSTADQQEKTEPPAAAIVITDEQNLLTDTPARPAFAGDESKQEATNGGQGESSDEKLQ, encoded by the coding sequence ATGAGTGCCATGATGGGCTTGCCCCAAAACAGCAAACCAGCGCCAGATAACCGGGAAGCCGCGGCCGGCCACTGTTCGACCGCAGGCAAGATAACCTTCCGGCGGCTTTTTCAAGCGGCCCTGCTGCTGCCGATCGTTCTGGTCCTGCTGGCCGTGGCCGGGGTTCCGGCTGCCCCAGCCTCGCAACCACGGGGGATCGACAGTATTACCACCATTACCGCCGACCAGGACGGAGCCAATCTCAGGCACCCATCCTCACTATTTTACGACCACCATGCCCAGGAACTCTACCTGATCAACGGCGGTGCCGGCCGGGTAGTGGTCTACGGCGCCGATTTTTTCCCCGTGGCCACCATCGGCCCCGGCCGGGGAGTTGACGCCCCCCGTGGAGTGTTTGTCACCCCGGACGGCATGGTTTATATCGTACAAAGCAACTCCAGGCAAAACCCTTACAACCGGATTACCATTCTCAATGGAGCCTTTTTTGTTGAACGGGAAATCATTCTCAATGAAATTCCCGAAGCGGCCGAGTTTGCCCCCAGCCAGGTGGCGGTAAGCCGCGACGGCCTGATCTACCTTTCCGGCTCCACCAAGCGCGGCGTGCTGGTACTGGACAATGAAGGTAACTTTTTGCGCCGCCTTGAACCAATGGACATGATCAGCGATCAGGAGGCCATCGCCGCCGCCGCGGCCAAAAGAGAAGAGAGCGACCAGTGGCCGGCTTCGGTGGTTCCCATCGCTCCACCAGCCACTGAAATCGACGACCTGGACCAGCCCCGCAGCCGCCGGCCGGAAGAAGCCGCCCAACGGGAAAAGGAATTTGCCAGGCTTACCGAAGAACTTGAAACAGCCCGGGACATCTGGGCGGACATCCCGGAAGAATTCCGCCCCCGCACCGAGGAGGAGCGGGAAGAGGCCAGAGTGCGGCGGGGGCTGGGTCCGCCACGAATCAACCGGGTGGTCATTGACCGGGAGGGCAACCTCTTTTTGGTCAGCGCCGAAACCGGCAGAATTTATGTTTACAGCCCCGAGGAAACCTTCCTTTACGCTTTCGGGGAAAAGGGCGGAACTCCCGGCAAAATGAGCCAGCCCCGCGGGGTGGCTGTCGATGAACGGCGCAACCTTATTTTTGTTAACGACTACATGCGCCACACCATCCTGGCCTATGATTTCAACGGCCGCTTTCGCTTCGAGGCCGGCGGTTACGGCAACGCCCCCGGCTGGTTCAATTTCCCGGCCGATATCGCCATCACCCGCCAGAACCAGTTTGTTATCGCCGATCTGTTCAACCGGCGGGTGCAGGTGTTGGAAATCCGCGATCGGCAAAGCACTGCCGACCAACAGGAAAAAACAGAGCCCCCGGCCGCCGCGATTGTGATCACTGATGAACAAAACCTGCTCACCGACACTCCCGCCCGGCCGGCTTTTGCCGGGGACGAAAGCAAACAAGAGGCAACAAACGGCGGTCAAGGAGAAAGCAGCGATGAAAAGCTTCAGTAA
- a CDS encoding cytochrome c3 family protein — translation MKTFAIFNMQPLRTWPRSAGLRSLEGLAVILLALGLSFTMVGQAAGSQAENCLSCHHSKKEWQNRPHIHPPMNEGCGSCHGEPHSDEHRRQLRGEGARQLCIDCHPEMAASDPDRHDSVRFVHGIIGGAGCTGCHDPHTSDHPFLLVQPINRLCLSCHPRLRGVSRGHPISGHPVAGHEEGRRPGRQLSCSSCHDPHGSPFRHLLFETPLGGYFCHECHDGLAPKQQTSAR, via the coding sequence ATGAAAACTTTCGCGATCTTCAACATGCAGCCGCTTCGCACCTGGCCGCGATCGGCCGGGCTAAGGTCCCTGGAAGGCCTGGCGGTGATTTTGCTTGCCCTCGGACTGAGTTTTACCATGGTCGGCCAGGCGGCCGGCAGCCAAGCTGAAAACTGCCTCTCTTGTCACCACAGCAAGAAAGAATGGCAAAACCGTCCCCACATTCACCCTCCGATGAATGAAGGTTGTGGCTCCTGCCATGGAGAACCTCACAGCGACGAGCATCGCCGACAGCTCCGGGGCGAGGGAGCCCGTCAACTTTGCATCGACTGCCACCCGGAGATGGCCGCCAGCGACCCCGACCGGCATGATTCGGTAAGGTTCGTGCATGGAATTATCGGCGGGGCCGGCTGCACCGGCTGCCATGACCCCCACACTTCAGACCATCCTTTCCTGCTCGTCCAGCCCATCAACCGGCTCTGTTTGAGTTGCCACCCGAGGCTGCGGGGAGTCAGCCGGGGGCACCCGATCAGTGGCCATCCAGTGGCCGGGCATGAGGAAGGACGCCGCCCTGGCCGACAGCTAAGCTGCAGCAGTTGCCACGACCCCCACGGTTCACCGTTCCGCCACCTGCTTTTTGAAACTCCTTTGGGAGGTTACTTTTGCCATGAGTGCCATGATGGGCTTGCCCCAAAACAGCAAACCAGCGCCAGATAA